In a single window of the Streptomyces sp. CGMCC 4.7035 genome:
- a CDS encoding RNA-guided endonuclease InsQ/TnpB family protein, with protein sequence MQLRYSFRLYPDTGQQSALAKAFGCARVVFNDAVRAREDARKAEQPFPTAGQLSRKLITEAKRTAERSWLGEVSAVVLQQSLRDAETAYRTFFASLKGTRKGPRTGRPRFKSRKDARQSIRFTANARWIITGSGRLNLPKIGAVKVKWSRTLPATPTSVTVIKDAAGRYFASFVLDTDPAADATRMPETDRTIGIDLGLTHFAVLSDGTKIDSPRFLRRAEKKLKKAQQELSRKQKGSKNRAKARLKVARAHAKVADARREFHHQLSTKLISENQGIAVEDLSVAGLARTKLAKSVHDAGWASFISMLEYKAERYGRALVKIGRFEPTSQTCSTCGVKDGPKPLNVREWTCTACGTVHDRDTNAAINVKTAAGLAVSACGAPVRPGAIPAQREETGSHGFPTEPRAA encoded by the coding sequence ATGCAGCTCAGGTACAGCTTTCGTCTGTACCCGGACACGGGCCAGCAGTCGGCGTTGGCGAAGGCGTTCGGGTGCGCCCGTGTCGTCTTCAACGACGCGGTCCGTGCCCGTGAAGACGCCCGTAAGGCCGAGCAGCCGTTCCCGACGGCCGGTCAGCTTTCCCGGAAGCTGATCACCGAGGCGAAGCGGACAGCGGAACGGTCCTGGCTGGGTGAGGTCTCCGCGGTGGTGCTTCAGCAGTCCCTGCGGGACGCCGAGACCGCGTACCGCACCTTCTTCGCCTCCCTCAAGGGCACCCGCAAGGGCCCCAGGACCGGCCGGCCCCGCTTCAAGTCCCGCAAGGACGCCCGGCAGTCGATCCGGTTCACCGCCAACGCCCGCTGGATCATCACCGGCAGTGGCCGTTTGAACCTGCCGAAGATCGGTGCGGTGAAGGTGAAATGGTCCCGCACCCTGCCCGCCACGCCCACCTCCGTCACCGTCATCAAGGACGCGGCCGGGCGGTACTTCGCCTCCTTCGTCCTCGACACCGACCCCGCCGCCGACGCGACCCGGATGCCGGAGACCGACCGCACCATCGGCATCGATCTCGGCCTCACCCACTTCGCGGTCCTCTCCGACGGCACGAAGATCGACTCCCCGCGCTTCCTTCGGCGCGCGGAGAAGAAGCTGAAGAAGGCCCAGCAGGAGCTGTCCCGCAAGCAGAAGGGAAGCAAGAACCGCGCCAAGGCCCGCCTCAAGGTCGCCCGCGCCCACGCCAAAGTTGCTGACGCACGCCGTGAGTTTCACCACCAGCTCTCCACGAAGCTGATCTCCGAGAACCAAGGGATCGCAGTGGAGGACCTGTCGGTGGCGGGACTGGCCCGCACGAAGCTGGCCAAGTCCGTGCACGACGCCGGATGGGCATCGTTCATCAGCATGCTCGAATACAAAGCGGAACGGTACGGCCGCGCCCTGGTCAAGATCGGCCGGTTCGAGCCGACCTCCCAGACCTGCTCCACCTGCGGCGTCAAGGACGGACCCAAACCCCTGAACGTCCGGGAATGGACCTGTACCGCCTGCGGCACCGTCCACGACCGGGACACCAATGCCGCGATCAACGTGAAGACGGCCGCCGGACTGGCGGTATCGGCCTGCGGAGCGCCGGTGAGACCAGGAGCAATCCCGGCACAGCGCGAAGAAACAGGAAGCCACGGATTCCCGACCGAACCCCGTGCCGCGTAG
- the tnpA gene encoding IS200/IS605 family transposase codes for MGEMQEIRTGRHCSFVMHVHLVFVTKFRHKVFTDAHLRRMEEIMRSVCTDFECDLVEFNGEDNHVHLLVNFPPKVAVTKLVNSLKGVSSRRLRQEFPDLVRHYWRANKLWSGSYFAGTVGGAPLSVVRQYIEQQNRPV; via the coding sequence ATGGGTGAGATGCAGGAGATCAGAACTGGTCGGCACTGTTCCTTCGTGATGCATGTGCACTTGGTCTTCGTCACCAAGTTTCGGCACAAGGTGTTCACCGACGCCCACTTGAGGCGGATGGAGGAGATCATGCGCTCGGTGTGTACGGACTTCGAGTGCGACCTGGTGGAGTTCAACGGTGAGGACAACCACGTCCACCTGCTGGTGAACTTCCCGCCCAAGGTCGCCGTGACCAAGCTGGTCAACTCCCTCAAGGGCGTTTCCTCCCGCCGCCTGCGCCAGGAGTTCCCCGACCTGGTACGCCACTACTGGCGGGCCAACAAGCTCTGGTCCGGGTCCTACTTCGCCGGAACCGTCGGCGGCGCCCCGCTCTCCGTGGTCCGGCAGTACATCGAACAGCAGAACCGGCCCGTGTGA
- a CDS encoding ABC transporter substrate-binding protein yields the protein MTSTANTSTSSRRLPGAAVVALAASVALLAGCSSSSDSKSDPLANDQASGGTVVVGSNNFAESILIADIYGEALKAKGVKVTYKPNIGSRETTYGLLKNGSITVLPEYNGALLAYLDKKAAPKTVAATTAAINAKLDSKLTLLDPAPAQDKDSVTVNADTAKKYNLTDKSSIADLKDAAKDLVIGGSPEFQTRQQGLEGLKTVYGLEFKSFKALDAGGPLTLAALKKNAVQAGDIFTTDPNISKEKFVVLQDPKNLFGFENVQPLVYKSGLPKEGVDALNAVSAKLDTAALLDMDTQVQLDNKDPLDVAKAWLKSAGLD from the coding sequence GTGACTTCTACCGCGAACACCAGCACGTCCAGCAGGAGACTCCCCGGCGCGGCCGTCGTCGCGCTCGCCGCCTCGGTGGCACTGCTCGCCGGGTGTTCCTCGTCCTCCGACAGCAAGTCCGACCCGCTCGCGAACGACCAGGCGAGCGGTGGCACGGTGGTCGTGGGCTCCAACAACTTCGCCGAGAGCATCCTGATCGCCGATATCTACGGCGAGGCGCTGAAGGCCAAGGGCGTCAAGGTCACCTACAAGCCCAACATCGGCAGCCGTGAGACCACGTATGGCCTGCTGAAGAACGGCTCCATCACCGTCCTGCCCGAGTACAACGGCGCGTTGCTGGCCTACCTCGACAAGAAGGCGGCCCCCAAGACGGTCGCCGCCACGACGGCCGCCATCAACGCCAAGCTCGACTCCAAGCTGACGCTGCTGGACCCGGCGCCCGCGCAGGACAAGGACTCCGTCACCGTCAACGCGGACACCGCGAAGAAGTACAACCTCACCGACAAGTCCAGCATCGCGGACCTCAAGGACGCCGCCAAGGACCTGGTCATCGGCGGTTCGCCGGAGTTCCAGACCCGGCAGCAGGGCCTGGAGGGCCTGAAGACGGTCTACGGCCTGGAGTTCAAGTCCTTCAAGGCGCTGGACGCGGGCGGCCCGCTGACCCTGGCGGCACTGAAGAAGAACGCCGTGCAGGCCGGGGACATCTTCACCACGGACCCGAACATCTCCAAGGAGAAGTTCGTGGTCCTCCAGGACCCGAAGAACCTCTTCGGGTTCGAGAACGTGCAGCCGCTGGTCTACAAGTCGGGGCTGCCCAAGGAGGGTGTCGACGCGTTGAACGCGGTGTCGGCCAAGCTCGACACGGCGGCCCTGTTGGACATGGACACCCAGGTGCAGCTCGACAACAAGGACCCGCTGGACGTCGCCAAGGCCTGGCTGAAGTCGGCCGGCCTGGACTGA